From Micromonospora echinospora, one genomic window encodes:
- a CDS encoding anhydro-N-acetylmuramic acid kinase, with translation MLRIVGLMSGTSYDGVDVVAAEFTVAGETLLLRPLGHRGIDYDDELRAAIGSLLPPNATTVEAVCRLDNRLGEVFADAAAIGVELAGGRADLVVSPGQTVFHWVEAGRARGTLQLGSPARVAARVGVPVLSDLRSADVVAGGQGAPLVPAFDALLLADAAATGPRAALNLGGIANLTVVAPDAPPLGYDIGPANALLDAAARRLLDAPCDVDGARAAAGRVHADLLDLLLVEPYYAVPPPKSTGKELFHAGYLDDRLAALDTPVAVDDVFATLTELTARTVAAECDRHRVVEVVAAGGGVRNPTLLHRLAALGAGRWRLRTTDELGVPAQAKEAYAFALLGWLSWHGLPGAVPSVTGAGRAAVLGSWTPSGPPRAAVATPAPRRLRVVDDGSGRGAARTADCAAADRLIPHEC, from the coding sequence GTGCTGCGGATCGTGGGGTTGATGTCGGGCACCTCGTACGACGGGGTGGACGTGGTCGCCGCCGAGTTCACCGTGGCGGGGGAGACGCTGCTGCTGCGCCCGCTCGGCCACCGGGGCATCGACTACGACGACGAACTGCGCGCCGCGATCGGTTCGCTGCTGCCGCCGAACGCCACCACCGTCGAGGCGGTCTGCCGGCTCGACAACCGCCTCGGCGAGGTGTTCGCCGACGCGGCGGCGATCGGGGTGGAGTTGGCCGGCGGCCGGGCCGACCTGGTCGTCTCGCCGGGGCAGACGGTCTTCCACTGGGTCGAGGCCGGGCGGGCCCGGGGCACCCTGCAACTCGGCAGCCCGGCACGGGTGGCCGCCCGGGTGGGCGTACCGGTGCTCAGTGACCTGCGCAGCGCGGACGTGGTCGCCGGCGGTCAGGGCGCGCCCCTGGTCCCGGCCTTCGACGCCCTCCTGCTCGCCGACGCGGCGGCCACCGGGCCCCGGGCGGCGCTGAACCTCGGTGGCATCGCCAACCTCACCGTGGTCGCGCCGGACGCTCCGCCGCTCGGCTACGACATCGGCCCGGCGAACGCCCTGCTCGACGCGGCGGCTCGCCGCCTCCTGGACGCGCCCTGCGACGTCGACGGGGCACGGGCGGCGGCCGGGCGGGTGCACGCCGACCTGCTGGATCTGCTCCTCGTCGAGCCCTACTACGCCGTGCCGCCGCCCAAGTCGACCGGGAAGGAACTCTTCCACGCCGGCTACCTGGACGACCGGCTCGCCGCGCTGGACACCCCGGTGGCCGTCGACGACGTGTTCGCCACGCTGACCGAGCTGACCGCCCGGACCGTGGCCGCCGAGTGCGACCGGCACCGGGTGGTGGAGGTGGTCGCGGCCGGGGGCGGGGTGCGCAACCCCACCCTCCTGCACCGGCTGGCGGCCCTCGGCGCGGGGCGCTGGCGGCTGCGCACCACCGACGAGTTGGGGGTGCCCGCGCAGGCCAAGGAGGCGTACGCGTTCGCGCTGCTGGGCTGGCTCTCCTGGCACGGCCTGCCCGGGGCGGTGCCCTCGGTCACCGGGGCCGGCCGGGCCGCGGTGCTGGGCTCGTGGACCCCGTCCGGGCCGCCCCGGGCCGCCGTCGCCACCCCGGCTCCGCGCCGGCTCCGGGTGGTCGACGACGGGTCCGGCCGAGGTGCGGCCCGGACTGCGGACTGTGCGGCGGCCGATAGACTCATCCCTCATGAGTGTTGA
- a CDS encoding class I SAM-dependent RNA methyltransferase produces the protein MEPEVAGQDVRTGPEEAERIELTVGAVAPGGHCVARHDGQVVFVRHALPGERVVAEVTEVHRGFLRADAVTVLQAAPQRVEPPCPYAGPGRCGGCDLQHVAPEAQREWKVAVVREQLSRLGGLTDAELDALDPQVAALPGGPLGWRSRVRYAVDAAGRAGLLKHRSHEVVPIDRCLIAHPAVQELPVLAAGWPEAEAVETVASTGGDVTVTALAEGVATPVRGPGTVREVAVGRDWRVPASAFWQVHPAAADTLVTAVLELLAPRPGETAWDLYGGAGLFAAALAGRVGPTGRVTLVEAAADGVRAARENLADLDRVEVVPARVETALARRRITGPVDVVVLDPPRSGAGARVVRDLVAAGPRAVAYVACDPAAFARDVRTFATAGWRLAALRGFDLFPMTQHVELVGLLLPPTGEG, from the coding sequence ATGGAGCCGGAGGTGGCCGGGCAGGACGTTCGGACCGGGCCGGAGGAGGCCGAACGGATCGAGCTGACCGTCGGGGCGGTCGCCCCGGGCGGGCACTGCGTGGCACGACACGACGGACAGGTGGTCTTCGTCCGGCACGCGTTGCCCGGCGAACGGGTGGTCGCCGAGGTCACCGAGGTGCACCGGGGGTTCCTCCGGGCCGACGCGGTGACCGTGCTCCAGGCCGCGCCGCAGCGGGTCGAGCCGCCCTGCCCGTACGCGGGGCCCGGCCGCTGCGGAGGCTGTGACCTGCAACACGTCGCGCCGGAGGCGCAGCGGGAGTGGAAGGTGGCGGTGGTGCGCGAGCAGCTCAGCCGGCTCGGCGGCCTCACCGACGCCGAGCTGGACGCGCTCGACCCGCAGGTCGCGGCGCTGCCCGGCGGCCCGCTGGGCTGGCGTTCCCGGGTCCGCTACGCGGTCGACGCGGCCGGTCGGGCCGGGCTGCTGAAGCACCGCTCGCACGAGGTCGTCCCGATCGACCGCTGCCTGATCGCCCACCCGGCCGTCCAGGAGCTGCCGGTGCTGGCGGCCGGATGGCCGGAGGCCGAGGCGGTGGAGACGGTCGCCTCCACCGGCGGGGACGTCACCGTCACCGCGCTCGCCGAGGGGGTCGCCACGCCGGTGCGCGGACCGGGCACCGTCCGCGAGGTGGCCGTCGGCCGGGACTGGCGGGTACCGGCCTCCGCCTTCTGGCAGGTCCACCCGGCTGCGGCGGACACCCTGGTCACGGCGGTGCTGGAGCTGCTCGCGCCGCGTCCCGGCGAGACCGCGTGGGACCTCTACGGCGGGGCTGGCCTCTTCGCCGCCGCGCTCGCCGGCCGGGTCGGGCCGACCGGCCGGGTCACCCTGGTCGAGGCAGCCGCCGACGGCGTCCGGGCGGCCCGGGAGAACCTGGCCGACCTCGACCGGGTCGAGGTGGTGCCGGCCCGGGTGGAGACCGCGCTGGCCCGCCGCCGGATCACCGGCCCGGTCGACGTGGTGGTGCTCGACCCGCCCCGCTCCGGCGCGGGCGCGCGGGTGGTGCGCGACCTGGTCGCCGCCGGGCCGCGCGCGGTGGCGTACGTCGCCTGCGACCCGGCCGCCTTCGCCCGCGACGTGCGCACCTTCGCCACCGCCGGGTGGCGGCTGGCCGCCCTGCGCGGGTTCGACCTGTTCCCGATGACCCAGCACGTGGAGCTGGTCGGGCTGCTGCTGCCACCGACCGGGGAGGGCTGA
- a CDS encoding APC family permease: MASPTSLLKRLLVGRPFRSDRLQHTLLPKRIALPVFASDALSSVAYAPDEILLTLSIAGASAYLFSPWIALAVVVVMLTVVASYRQTVHAYPSGGGDYEVATVNLGPRFGIGVASALLVDYVLTVAVSVSSGVANLGSVIPFVATHKVLVAVTAVVLLTAINLRGLRESGTAFAIPTYGFIIVIVGMILTGLVRVFVLGHDLRAPSAGLEIVAEWSDMTGLAMAFLLLRSFSSGCAALTGVEAISNGVPAFKRPKSRNAATTLLLLGTVSVTMLVGIIWLARLTGLQFVEDPELQIVSGPEGYVQKTVAAQLGETIFGSGSVLLFVVVGATALILFLAANTAFNGFPVLGSILAQDRFLPRQLHTRGDRLAFSNGILFLAVFAIVLIVGFQAEVTKLIQLYIVGVFVSFTLSQAGMIRHWNRLLRTERDDRARRRMVRSRAINGFGMALTATVLVIVLITKFLLGAWIAIAAMAVIYGLMVAIRRHYDRVAVELTPDDGRPVLPARNHAIVLVSKLHQPTLRAVAYAQATRPDTLTAVTVNVDDKDTRELQAEWERRAVPVPLTVVDSPYREITRPILNFVASTRRESPRDVVTVFIPEYVVGRWWENLLHNQSALRLKTRLLFEPGVMVTSVPWQLASSRGKDLTRFDATLSRGPARGPRVAPRSTLPPTVPPVPTAAPGEGGDRGREAGGE, from the coding sequence GTGGCCAGTCCCACCTCGCTGCTGAAGCGACTCCTCGTCGGTCGTCCGTTCCGGTCCGACCGGCTCCAGCACACCCTGTTGCCGAAGCGGATCGCCCTGCCGGTCTTCGCCTCCGACGCGCTCTCCAGCGTCGCGTACGCCCCCGACGAGATCCTGCTGACCCTCTCCATCGCGGGTGCGTCGGCGTATCTCTTCTCCCCGTGGATCGCCCTCGCGGTGGTGGTGGTGATGCTCACCGTGGTCGCCAGCTACCGGCAGACCGTGCACGCCTACCCCTCCGGCGGCGGCGACTACGAGGTGGCCACGGTGAACCTCGGTCCCCGGTTTGGCATCGGGGTGGCCAGCGCGCTGCTCGTCGACTACGTGCTGACCGTCGCGGTGTCGGTCTCCTCCGGGGTGGCCAACCTGGGGTCGGTGATCCCGTTCGTCGCCACCCACAAGGTGCTCGTCGCGGTGACCGCGGTGGTGCTGCTCACCGCGATCAACCTGCGCGGCCTGCGGGAGTCGGGCACGGCCTTCGCCATCCCGACCTACGGCTTCATCATCGTCATCGTCGGCATGATCCTCACCGGTCTGGTCCGGGTCTTCGTGCTCGGCCACGACCTCCGCGCGCCCAGCGCCGGGCTGGAGATCGTCGCCGAGTGGAGCGACATGACCGGCCTGGCCATGGCCTTCCTGCTGCTGCGCAGCTTCTCCTCCGGCTGCGCCGCGCTCACCGGCGTGGAGGCGATCTCCAACGGGGTGCCGGCGTTCAAACGGCCGAAGAGCCGCAACGCGGCCACCACCCTGCTGCTGCTCGGCACGGTCTCGGTGACCATGCTGGTCGGCATCATCTGGCTGGCCCGGCTGACCGGCCTCCAGTTCGTCGAGGACCCGGAGCTGCAGATCGTCTCCGGTCCCGAGGGATACGTCCAGAAGACGGTGGCCGCCCAGCTCGGCGAGACGATCTTCGGCTCCGGGTCGGTGCTGCTCTTCGTGGTGGTCGGGGCGACCGCCCTGATCCTCTTCCTGGCCGCGAACACCGCCTTCAACGGTTTCCCGGTGCTCGGCTCGATCCTCGCCCAGGACCGGTTCCTCCCCCGGCAGCTGCACACCCGGGGCGACCGCCTGGCCTTCTCCAACGGGATCCTCTTCCTGGCCGTCTTCGCGATCGTGCTGATCGTCGGTTTCCAGGCCGAGGTGACGAAGCTCATCCAGCTCTACATCGTCGGGGTGTTCGTCTCCTTCACCCTCTCCCAGGCGGGCATGATCCGGCACTGGAACCGGCTGCTGCGCACCGAGCGGGACGACCGGGCCCGCCGCCGGATGGTCCGCTCCCGGGCGATCAACGGGTTCGGCATGGCGTTGACCGCGACCGTGCTGGTCATCGTGCTGATCACCAAGTTCCTCCTCGGCGCCTGGATCGCCATCGCCGCGATGGCGGTGATCTACGGGCTGATGGTCGCCATCCGGCGGCACTACGACCGGGTCGCCGTCGAGCTGACCCCGGACGACGGCCGGCCCGTGCTGCCCGCCCGTAACCACGCGATCGTGCTGGTCAGCAAGCTGCACCAGCCGACCCTGCGGGCGGTGGCGTACGCGCAGGCCACCCGGCCCGACACGCTGACCGCGGTGACGGTGAACGTGGACGACAAGGACACCCGGGAACTCCAGGCCGAGTGGGAACGGCGGGCGGTGCCGGTGCCGCTGACCGTGGTCGACTCGCCGTACCGGGAGATCACCCGGCCGATCCTGAACTTCGTCGCCTCCACCCGCCGGGAGTCGCCCCGCGACGTGGTCACCGTCTTCATCCCCGAGTACGTGGTCGGCCGCTGGTGGGAGAACCTGCTGCACAACCAGAGCGCGCTGCGGCTGAAGACCCGGCTGCTCTTCGAGCCGGGGGTGATGGTGACCAGCGTGCCCTGGCAGCTCGCCTCGTCCCGGGGCAAGGACCTGACCCGGTTCGACGCGACGCTGAGCCGGGGACCGGCCCGGGGCCCCCGGGTGGCCCCGCGCAGTACCCTGCCGCCGACCGTCCCGCCGGTGCCGACGGCGGCACCCGGCGAGGGCGGCGACCGGGGACGGGAGGCCGGCGGTGAGTGA
- a CDS encoding potassium channel family protein, with amino-acid sequence MHVVIMGCGRVGSTLAQNLESRGHSVAVIDQDADAFRRLSPDFAGVTVTGAGFDGDVLRQAGIERADAFAAVSSGDNSNIISARLARETFGVARVAARIYDQRRAQVYERLGIPTVATVRWTADRMLRHLVPEGNVEIFRDPTSTVSIIEVPTHKDWIGRPLRTLEEATGARTAYLNRFGIGTLPTASTVVQEGDQLFMLVTDDIATVVTAVAVAPPEGGH; translated from the coding sequence GTGCATGTCGTGATCATGGGGTGCGGCCGGGTCGGCTCCACCCTCGCCCAGAACCTGGAGTCGCGGGGCCACTCGGTGGCCGTCATCGACCAGGACGCCGACGCCTTCCGGCGGCTCAGCCCGGACTTCGCCGGAGTCACCGTGACCGGCGCCGGGTTCGACGGGGACGTGCTGCGCCAGGCCGGCATCGAGCGGGCGGACGCCTTCGCGGCGGTCTCCAGCGGCGACAACTCCAACATCATCTCGGCCCGCCTGGCCCGGGAGACGTTCGGCGTGGCCCGGGTCGCCGCCCGGATCTACGACCAGCGTCGGGCCCAGGTCTACGAGCGTCTCGGGATCCCCACCGTCGCCACCGTCCGGTGGACCGCGGACCGGATGCTGCGGCACCTGGTCCCCGAGGGGAATGTGGAGATCTTCCGCGACCCGACCAGCACCGTGTCGATCATCGAGGTGCCGACGCACAAGGACTGGATCGGCCGCCCGCTGCGGACGCTGGAGGAGGCGACCGGCGCGCGTACGGCGTACCTGAACCGCTTCGGCATCGGCACGCTCCCCACCGCCTCCACGGTGGTGCAGGAGGGTGACCAGCTCTTCATGCTGGTCACCGACGACATCGCGACGGTGGTGACGGCGGTGGCCGTGGCCCCGCCGGAAGGAGGGCACTGA
- a CDS encoding potassium channel family protein, translating to MRIAIAGAGNVGRSIAQELIDNGHQVMLIERQPRMLRPDRVPGADWVLADACELSSLEEAEIAGCDVVVAATGDDKVNLVVSLLAKTEFAVPRVVARVNRAENEWLFTEQWGVDVAVSKPRVMAALVEEAVTVGDLVRLMTFRQGEANLVEITLPPAAPYVGQPLRDVPLPRDSALVAIVRGRRVLVPSPDDPIEVGDELVFVCTAEVEDAVRVVVLGPDSVERTRNGG from the coding sequence ATGCGCATCGCCATCGCCGGGGCGGGCAACGTGGGCCGCTCGATCGCCCAGGAGCTCATCGACAACGGCCACCAGGTGATGCTCATCGAACGTCAGCCCCGGATGCTCCGCCCGGACCGGGTGCCGGGCGCCGACTGGGTGCTGGCGGACGCGTGCGAGCTGAGCAGCCTGGAGGAGGCCGAGATCGCCGGCTGCGACGTGGTGGTCGCGGCGACCGGCGACGACAAGGTCAACCTGGTGGTCTCCCTGCTGGCCAAGACCGAGTTCGCGGTGCCCCGGGTGGTCGCCCGGGTCAACCGCGCGGAGAACGAGTGGCTCTTCACCGAGCAGTGGGGGGTCGACGTCGCGGTGAGCAAACCGCGGGTGATGGCCGCCCTGGTCGAGGAGGCGGTCACCGTCGGCGACCTGGTCCGGCTGATGACCTTCCGGCAGGGCGAGGCGAACCTGGTCGAGATCACCTTGCCTCCGGCCGCCCCCTACGTCGGGCAGCCGCTGCGGGACGTGCCGCTGCCCCGGGACAGCGCGCTGGTGGCCATCGTGCGCGGCAGACGGGTGCTGGTACCCAGCCCGGACGACCCGATCGAGGTCGGCGACGAACTGGTCTTCGTCTGCACCGCCGAGGTCGAGGACGCGGTCCGCGTGGTGGTCCTCGGCCCGGACAGCGTGGAACGCACCCGCAACGGCGGTTGA
- a CDS encoding DUF3159 domain-containing protein, with product MTTGQHPTAPPRDDASDTERLPTLAEQMADQLGGWRGLVESSVPVVVFVVANIITDLRPAIIASAGVALLIAALRLVQRRPVRHAVNGLFGIAVGAAIAWRTGDEKTFYLPGILYGIAYGLVLLGSAAIRQPLVGWIWSVLAAGGKSEWRQDPRLVRTFTWLTALWGVVWLAKVGVQAALYLADMDTALGIARLALGYPPYALLLLITVWVVRRVTREPAAPATPTA from the coding sequence ATGACCACTGGGCAGCACCCGACCGCCCCGCCCCGGGACGACGCGTCGGACACCGAGCGCCTGCCGACCCTCGCCGAGCAGATGGCCGACCAGCTCGGCGGCTGGCGTGGGCTGGTCGAGTCCAGCGTGCCGGTGGTCGTCTTCGTGGTGGCCAACATCATCACCGACCTGCGGCCGGCGATCATCGCGTCGGCCGGGGTGGCGCTGCTGATCGCCGCGCTGCGCCTGGTCCAGCGCCGCCCGGTCCGGCACGCGGTCAACGGCCTCTTCGGCATCGCCGTCGGCGCGGCGATCGCCTGGCGCACCGGCGACGAGAAAACCTTCTACCTGCCCGGCATCCTCTACGGCATCGCGTACGGGCTGGTGCTGCTCGGCTCGGCCGCGATCCGGCAGCCGCTGGTCGGGTGGATCTGGTCGGTGCTGGCCGCCGGCGGCAAGTCCGAGTGGCGGCAGGATCCCCGGCTGGTGCGCACCTTCACCTGGCTGACCGCGCTGTGGGGCGTGGTCTGGCTGGCCAAGGTGGGCGTGCAGGCCGCGCTGTACCTCGCCGACATGGACACCGCACTGGGTATCGCCCGGCTGGCGCTCGGCTACCCGCCGTACGCGCTGCTGCTGCTGATCACCGTCTGGGTGGTGCGCCGGGTGACCCGGGAGCCGGCCGCCCCCGCGACCCCGACCGCCTGA
- a CDS encoding OB-fold nucleic acid binding domain-containing protein: MVTDEGRVSLRRLLRRLTADEAEIEAQELRRESAECGGVPARQCRRGQVVSVSGRLRTVVYTPRTNLPTLEADLYDGSDVVTLVWLGRRHIDGIEPGRHLTARGRVAVRDDRKVIYNPYYELEPPR; the protein is encoded by the coding sequence ATGGTGACCGACGAGGGGCGGGTGTCGCTGCGTCGCCTGCTGCGCCGGCTCACCGCCGACGAGGCCGAGATCGAGGCGCAGGAGCTGCGCCGGGAGAGCGCCGAGTGCGGTGGGGTCCCCGCCCGGCAGTGCCGACGCGGACAGGTCGTCTCGGTGTCCGGCCGGTTGCGTACCGTGGTGTACACGCCCCGGACCAACCTGCCGACGCTGGAGGCCGACCTCTACGACGGCAGCGACGTGGTGACCCTGGTCTGGCTCGGCCGCCGGCACATCGACGGCATCGAGCCGGGCCGGCACCTCACCGCACGGGGGCGGGTGGCCGTGCGGGACGACCGCAAGGTCATCTACAACCCGTACTACGAGCTCGAGCCGCCACGGTGA
- a CDS encoding DUF3710 domain-containing protein, with translation MIFSRKRAGSGRHARDERAAESRVGPDTDESTASAPARGPYDISEVSDDVQRLDLGSLHIPAVPGVEVRVQADPQGVVQQVVLVHGENALQLGVFAAPRSDGIWDEVRDEIRQSLFNDGAAAQEVSGEYGTELRARVRTPDGITDLRFIGVDGPRWMVRGVYQGVAAVDPAAAGPLAECLDGLVVDRGQEAKPVREPLPLRLPKEVAAQHQAQAAAQDADGSAEA, from the coding sequence GTGATCTTCTCCCGAAAGCGGGCCGGTTCCGGGCGGCACGCCCGCGACGAACGGGCCGCGGAGTCCCGGGTCGGGCCGGACACCGACGAGTCGACCGCGAGCGCGCCGGCCCGCGGCCCGTACGACATCTCCGAGGTGTCCGACGACGTCCAGCGACTCGACCTGGGCAGCCTGCACATCCCGGCGGTGCCCGGGGTGGAGGTGCGGGTGCAGGCCGACCCGCAGGGCGTGGTCCAGCAGGTCGTGCTGGTGCACGGGGAGAACGCGCTTCAGCTCGGGGTCTTCGCCGCGCCGCGCAGCGACGGCATCTGGGACGAGGTCCGCGACGAGATCCGGCAGTCGCTGTTCAACGACGGGGCCGCCGCCCAGGAGGTGTCGGGGGAGTACGGCACCGAGCTGCGGGCCCGGGTGCGCACCCCGGACGGCATCACCGACCTGCGGTTCATCGGGGTGGACGGCCCGCGCTGGATGGTCCGGGGCGTCTACCAGGGCGTCGCGGCGGTCGACCCGGCGGCGGCCGGTCCGCTGGCCGAGTGCCTCGACGGGCTGGTGGTCGACCGGGGGCAGGAGGCGAAGCCGGTGCGGGAGCCGCTGCCGCTGCGCCTGCCCAAGGAGGTCGCCGCCCAGCACCAGGCGCAGGCGGCGGCGCAGGACGCCGACGGCTCCGCCGAGGCCTGA
- the dut gene encoding dUTP diphosphatase yields MAGSPERTGGRGDVNDPVPVPVRQLDPQLPLPAYAHPGDAGADLVAAVDVDLAPGERALVPTGVALALPDGYVGLVHPRSGLAARLGVTVLNAPGTVDAGYRGEIMVNLINHDQVSPARISRGDRIAQLVVQRVERVDFHPVTELPDSRRGAGGHGSTGGHAGLVPPPADGGAGGRPDGRGGTVSANSGGWAQ; encoded by the coding sequence ATGGCAGGGTCACCGGAGCGAACCGGAGGAAGAGGCGACGTGAACGACCCTGTACCCGTACCCGTGCGGCAGCTCGACCCGCAGCTGCCGCTGCCGGCGTACGCTCATCCCGGCGACGCCGGGGCCGACCTGGTGGCCGCCGTCGACGTCGACCTGGCGCCGGGCGAGCGGGCCCTGGTGCCCACCGGTGTCGCCCTGGCGCTGCCCGACGGGTACGTCGGCCTGGTGCATCCACGCTCCGGACTCGCCGCCCGGCTCGGCGTGACGGTGCTCAACGCTCCCGGTACGGTCGACGCCGGCTACCGGGGTGAGATCATGGTCAACCTGATCAACCACGATCAGGTGAGCCCGGCGAGGATCTCCCGTGGCGACCGGATCGCGCAGCTCGTCGTGCAGCGGGTGGAGCGGGTCGATTTCCATCCGGTGACCGAGCTGCCCGACTCGCGTCGCGGGGCCGGTGGACACGGGTCGACCGGCGGGCACGCCGGCCTCGTCCCACCGCCGGCCGACGGCGGGGCGGGCGGGCGACCAGACGGAAGAGGTGGCACGGTGAGTGCGAACAGCGGAGGGTGGGCGCAGTGA
- a CDS encoding DUF3093 domain-containing protein: MSLSPSSPPSPPGTHAERLTLPWWLWLGGVAVAVLLAVEIWMGAPGVRAWLPFVVLLPATAAGLWWLGRIRVAVGDGELRVDDARLPVRFVADVVPLDADGRREVLGVGADPLAFVVQRPWVSGAVQVLLDDPADPTPFWVVSTRHPVRLAAALLAARDAATGRRETVSAEAADPIGG, translated from the coding sequence GTGAGCCTGTCGCCTTCCTCCCCGCCCAGCCCACCCGGCACGCACGCCGAGCGGCTCACCCTGCCGTGGTGGCTCTGGCTGGGCGGCGTCGCGGTCGCGGTGCTGCTCGCCGTCGAGATCTGGATGGGCGCTCCCGGTGTGCGGGCCTGGCTGCCCTTCGTGGTGCTCCTGCCGGCCACCGCCGCCGGGCTGTGGTGGCTGGGGCGGATCCGCGTCGCGGTCGGCGACGGCGAGCTGCGGGTGGACGACGCCCGGCTGCCGGTGCGTTTCGTGGCGGACGTGGTGCCGCTGGACGCGGACGGCCGGCGCGAGGTGCTCGGCGTCGGGGCCGACCCGCTCGCCTTCGTGGTGCAACGGCCGTGGGTCTCCGGGGCGGTGCAGGTGCTGCTCGACGACCCGGCCGACCCGACCCCGTTCTGGGTGGTCAGCACCCGGCACCCGGTGCGGCTCGCGGCGGCCCTGCTGGCGGCCCGGGACGCCGCCACCGGCCGGCGGGAGACCGTCTCCGCCGAGGCCGCCGACCCGATCGGCGGCTGA
- a CDS encoding DUF4193 domain-containing protein, with protein sequence MATDYDAPRRDEVDLGEDSLEELKARRVDSQSGAVDVDEAEVAESFELPGADLADEELTVKVLPMQQDEFRCARCFLVHHRSQLATERNGELICRECV encoded by the coding sequence ATGGCCACCGACTACGACGCCCCGCGTCGCGACGAGGTCGACCTCGGCGAGGACAGCCTGGAAGAGCTCAAGGCCCGGCGGGTCGACTCACAGTCGGGCGCCGTGGACGTCGACGAGGCCGAGGTGGCCGAGAGCTTCGAGCTGCCCGGCGCTGACCTGGCCGACGAGGAGCTGACAGTCAAGGTGCTACCGATGCAGCAGGACGAGTTCCGATGTGCCCGCTGCTTCCTGGTCCACCACCGCAGTCAGCTCGCGACCGAGCGCAACGGGGAACTGATCTGCCGCGAGTGCGTCTGA
- a CDS encoding LytR C-terminal domain-containing protein, which translates to MRALVVVGLLAAFALVFSVVALVKDSQSDAGTAKGCPAGWPLADVTLRESKDVKINVYNATEKAGLATSVADDFRNRNFQVKKAGNDPQKRSVDQVAALRYGPKGVGSAHLLRAYFLNQAVYEYDEKREDDVVDVVIGSGFQQLATLTEVNQSLGDLGSPQAPENTCPAPVED; encoded by the coding sequence GTGCGAGCACTCGTTGTCGTCGGTCTGCTGGCGGCCTTCGCGCTGGTCTTCTCGGTCGTGGCACTGGTCAAGGACAGCCAGAGCGACGCCGGTACCGCGAAGGGCTGCCCGGCGGGGTGGCCGCTGGCCGACGTCACCCTGCGCGAGTCCAAGGACGTCAAGATCAACGTCTACAACGCCACCGAGAAGGCGGGCCTGGCCACCAGCGTGGCCGACGACTTCCGCAACCGGAACTTCCAGGTGAAGAAGGCCGGCAACGATCCGCAGAAGCGCTCCGTCGACCAGGTGGCCGCCCTGCGGTACGGGCCGAAGGGCGTCGGCTCGGCGCACCTTCTCCGCGCGTACTTCCTCAACCAGGCCGTCTACGAGTACGACGAAAAGCGCGAGGACGACGTGGTGGACGTCGTGATCGGCAGCGGCTTCCAGCAGCTCGCCACCCTGACCGAGGTCAACCAGTCCCTCGGCGACCTCGGTTCGCCCCAGGCGCCGGAGAACACCTGCCCGGCGCCGGTCGAGGACTAG